The following are from one region of the Nicotiana tomentosiformis chromosome 7, ASM39032v3, whole genome shotgun sequence genome:
- the LOC104102858 gene encoding pentatricopeptide repeat-containing protein At1g62680, mitochondrial-like: protein MPSLIIYPSQQHSLFSISPLISTVQPLLNITLKPLHRTRIDFAVIKTLSLTKQSCSLYLDNKGTVNSQWQDILEAIKASSTLQNLEISRIIEQNGGFKTISDFNHLLISLVLADEFEVALKVSSLSYALAPDGNTYSIWVSLYCKKNDPETAKSILGNMLEDGFQPKVATFTTLINTFCKGGKLQKASEVFEVMGQIGCEPTIYTYNCLLKGLCFVGRVEEAYELLLNIKKSNKKPDLYTYTAVMDGFCKVGRSNEALELLEEALEMGLIPNVATYNTLFNGYFKEGRPLDGIKLLKRMKKQSCVPDHITYSTLLHGLLKWGKIRASLKIYKEMLNLDFEVDRRMMNSLLRGLCRQSRKEKELLKDAYQVFERMRSRRLVVDPIGYELVIEALCSGKELDKALESLYEVVRIGYSPKAFTFSNVIRVLCLEGKVDKAFVPFSLLINELNQQGKPLTACYLSEWQELIEDSYSQTCLELRLSSLMAASFIIKRYLVYLLFSIRKIAAITGVSAGCSRKEKCEGLGVNKKKKKKPY, encoded by the exons ATGCCTTCTTTAATTATTTACCCTAGCCAGCAACACTCCCTTTTCTCTATTTCACCTCTAATCTCCACTGTTCAACCTCTTCTTAACATTACACTCAAACCCTTGCATAGAACTCGTATTGACTTTGCTGTGATAAAAACTCTGTCTTTGACCAAACAAAGTTGCAGTCTTTATCTTGATAATAAGGGTACTGTTAATTCCCAGTGGCAAGATATTCTTGAAGCTATTAAAGCCTCATCCACTTTACAAAATCTTGAAATCTCAAGAATAATTGAGCAAAATGGTGGGTTTAAAACCATATCTGATTTTAATCATTTGCTTATCTCTTTGGTTTTAGCAGATGAGTTTGAGGTAGCCTTGAAAGTGAGCTCATTATCTTATGCATTAGCACCAGATGGTAACACATACTCAATTTGGGTCAGTTTGTACTGCAAAAAAAATGACCCTGAAACAGCCAAATCTATTTTAGGTAACATGTTGGAAGATGGGTTTCAACCCAAGGTTGCCACCTTTACAACTCTAATCAATACTTTTTGCAAAGGTGGAAAATTGCAAAAAGCTTCTGAGGTCTTTGAAGTCATGGGTCAAATTGGATGTGAACCCACAATTTATACTTACAACTGCTTGCTTAAAGGTTTGTGCTTTGTTGGTAGAGTGGAAGAAGCTTATGAGTTGCTTTTGAATATCAAGAAATCTAATAAAAAACCTGATCTTTATACTTATACTGCTGTTATGGATGGTTTTTGTAAGGTTGGTAGGTCCAATGAAGCACTAGAGTTGCTTGAGGAAGCTCTTGAAATGGGGCTGATACCTAATGTGGCTACTTATAATACTTTGTTCAATGGGTATTTTAAAGAAGGCAGGCCTTTAGATGGGATTAAATTGTTGAAGAGAATGAAGAAACAAAGTTGTGTGCCTGATCATATAACTTATAGTACATTGTTACATGGGTTGTTGAAATGGGGAAAAATTAGAGCttctttgaaaatttataagGAGATGTTAAATCTTGATTTTGAGGTGGATAGAAGGATGATGAATTCCTTGTTGAGAGGGTTATGCAGGCAATCTAGGAAGGAAAAAGAATTGTTAAAAGATGCATATCAAGTGTTTGAAAGAATGCGGAGTCGAAGGTTGGTTGTTGATCCTATTGGGTATGAGTTGGTCATTGAAGCTCTTTGTAGTGGTAAGGAGTTGGATAAAGCACTGGAGAGTTTATATGAGGTTGTTAGAATTGGGTATTCTCCCAAGGCATTCACTTTCTCTAATGTTATTCGTGTACTTTGTTTGGAGGGAAAAGTTGATAAGGCATT TGTTCCATTTAGCTTGTTGATCAATGAGCTGAATCAACAAGGAAAGCCATTGACTGCTTGTTACTT GTCTGAATGGCAAGAATTGATAGAGGATTCATATAGTCAGACATGTTTGGAATTAAGGCTTAGTTCGTTGATGGCGGCGAGCTTTATTATAAAGAGATATCTAGTTTATTTACTATTTAGCATAAGAAAAATTGCTGCAATTACTGGTGTATCTGCTGGCTGTTCAAGAAAAGAGAAAT GCGAGGGGTTGGGggtaaacaagaaaaagaaaaagaagccaTATTAA